The following are encoded together in the Anopheles nili chromosome 3, idAnoNiliSN_F5_01, whole genome shotgun sequence genome:
- the LOC128723064 gene encoding zinc finger protein 184-like — MSSLVIVYVPHTVEYTPAVQFSSLEYVTVSADEIEGQENSFSFAKPNEVIPSKAFTQEKLMHHIVKDDLLLLNNLEKTGDSLEIANMPAFDCEIKPSKYVPLSSEIILEESSSSSFDEGIGLSNTEDSSDDQTTSTYNHSSAISNLKSACVPKTPARKQKNTEAKSYDCEICESRFTMKKHLRVHQAKDHPGQNCNKCAICEKTFKLRSNLRQHLRIHTGERPFGCDTCGKTFVQGSALSVHRELHKEQRDYKCSVCQKAFKSKFAFKKHEKVHTGLRPFKCDECGKSFTQSCNLKAHQKLHTGNHAYQCATCSKKFRFKSHYQDHLMTHTKEKKYGCAHCGRTFAYKNSYQRHTQIHRDEAQHQCSVCGKQFGKLSHLTFHRKSHGCSRKVARDAKSGEVVGSLTCDICGFVFERADTLLAHRRALHSDMGCEGVREKGRCRYKCVICSKSFGEEKELRTHFKLHEADDCPFQCGMCGILNLNHI; from the exons gctgGTAATTGTGTATGTCCCGCATACGGTGGAATATACACCTGCGGTCCAGTTTTCCTCCCTCGAGTATGTCACTGTTTCTGCTGATGAAATCGAAGGTCAAGAGAACAGTTTCAGCTTTGCCAAACCAAATGAAGTAATACCATCGAAGGCGTTTACGCAGGAAAAACTAATGCATCATATTGTGAAAGACGATCTACTGTTGCTCAACAATCTCGAGAAAACG GGCGATTCACTGGAAATCGCAAATATGCCGGCATTTGATTGTGAGATAAAACCATCGAAATATGTTCCTCTTAGTAGTGAGATAATTTTGGAAGAGTCTTCCTCGTCAAGCTTTGACGAAGGAATAGGTTTAAGTAACACCGAAGATTCCAGTGATGACCAGACAACTTCAACATACAATCACTCGAGTGCAATCTCCAACCTCAAATCAGCTTGCGTTCCCAAGACTCCTGCTCGCAAACAGAAAAATACCGAAGCAAAGAGCTATGATTGTGAAATTTGTGAGTCACGGTTTACGATGAAAAAACACCTTCGAGTGCATCAGGCTAAAGATCACCCGGGACAGAACTGCAACAAATGTGCGATTTGTGAAAAAACCTTCAAGCTACGTTCCAACCTTCGCCAGCACCTTCGCATACACACGGGAGAGCGACCGTTTGGTTGTGATACTTGCGGCAAAACGTTCGTACAGGGCAGTGCGCTATCAGTGCACCGAGAATTGCACAAGGAGCAGCGTGATTACAAATGTTCCGTTTGTCAGAAAGCGTTCAAGTCGAAGTTTGCCTtcaaaaagcacgaaaaagtgCACACCGGTCTGCGCCCCTTCAAGTGTGACGAGTGTGGCAAATCCTTTACGCAATCCTGCAATCTGAAAGCGCACCAGAAGCTTCACACAGGCAATCACGCCTATCAGTGTGCGACCTGCTCGAAGAAGTTCCGCTTCAAATCGCACTACCAGGACCACCTGATGACGCACACCAAGGAGAAGAAGTACGGCTGTGCCCACTGTGGTCGCACATTCGCGTACAAAAACTCTTACCAGCGGCACACCCAAATCCACCGGGACGAAGCTCAGCACCAGTGTTCGGTGTGTGGGAAGCAGTTTGGGAAACTGAGCCATCTCACCTTCCATCGCAAGTCTCACGGGTGTTCTCGAAAAGTTGCACGCGATGCTAAAAGTGGCGAAGTGGTCGGTAGCCTCACTTGCGATATTTGCGGCTTTGTCTTCGAACGGGCCGACACGCTGTTGGCCCATCGTCGAGCGCTGCATAGTGATATGGGTTGTGAGGGTGTACGAGAAAAGGGACGCTGTCGCTACAAGTGCGTTATCTGTAGCAAGTCGTTCGGTGAGGAGAAGGAGCTACGTACCCATTTCAAGCTGCACGAGGCCGACGATTGTCCCTTTCAGTGCGGGATGTGTGGAATACTCAATCTAAACCATATCTGA